In Pseudoduganella albidiflava, a single window of DNA contains:
- a CDS encoding HD domain-containing protein produces the protein MSTLQKAISIAIEAHAGQFDKAGAPYISHPLRVMQRCVTESEQIAAVLHDVVEDTNVTMCDLQRHGFSDEIIAALQCLTKKHGEQYEEFISRVMTNHLARRVKMADLIDNLDCSRLRTVDESDLARIKRYVAALNRLRDE, from the coding sequence GTGTCTACTCTGCAGAAAGCGATTTCCATCGCAATAGAAGCGCATGCAGGACAGTTCGATAAGGCAGGTGCGCCTTACATATCGCACCCATTACGGGTCATGCAGCGATGCGTGACTGAAAGTGAACAGATTGCCGCCGTACTGCACGATGTAGTGGAAGACACGAACGTCACGATGTGTGACCTTCAGCGTCATGGCTTTTCCGATGAGATCATTGCCGCATTGCAATGCCTCACGAAAAAGCATGGGGAACAGTATGAGGAGTTCATTTCCAGGGTGATGACCAACCACCTGGCACGGCGTGTAAAAATGGCCGATCTGATCGATAATCTGGACTGCTCACGCTTGCGAACGGTAGATGAAAGTGATCTGGCGAGGATAAAGCGATATGTGGCGGCACTGAACCGTTTGCGCGATGAGTGA
- a CDS encoding DUF3304 domain-containing protein yields MIFSKRNDMMKYIAVFVFFSTVCACADAQSDSTGTYGAQVGIVNHTGRYIYATMVGDSGGGHSDKYNPGVANICCVTLPDKWNPKLEFLVRWDMPEGTKHVWREKLVKVQQYDKPGSLYLHFFQDDEVRIVVTNWAGSSPKHPIAPPPEAE; encoded by the coding sequence ATGATTTTCTCGAAACGGAATGATATGATGAAATATATCGCTGTGTTCGTTTTCTTTTCGACGGTGTGTGCATGTGCGGACGCACAAAGTGATTCGACAGGCACCTATGGTGCACAAGTCGGAATAGTAAACCATACTGGACGGTACATTTATGCAACCATGGTCGGTGACAGTGGCGGGGGGCATTCTGATAAATACAATCCTGGGGTAGCAAATATCTGCTGTGTAACGTTACCAGATAAGTGGAATCCGAAACTGGAGTTCCTGGTGCGATGGGACATGCCGGAAGGTACCAAACACGTGTGGAGGGAGAAGCTTGTTAAAGTCCAGCAATATGATAAGCCCGGAAGTCTTTATCTGCACTTTTTCCAAGATGATGAAGTGCGAATTGTTGTAACAAATTGGGCCGGGAGCTCGCCGAAGCATCCTATTGCACCACCTCCTGAAGCAGAGTAA
- a CDS encoding type VI secretion system Vgr family protein, which translates to MGARCNRRFHQRVCRAAFAAGQPASLQVSLADGTRASFPREISEFAQLGSEGGLARYRVRISHWIWRLAHARNSRVWQDMSMTDIVDAVFGDHGAAARWRWSDEVMPFMEAATPRSYCCQYRETDLAFVERLLAEEGLAWRFEQGEDGPSMVLFADSSSTSGVPDDPSSAGMGIRFHGAHSREQSDTVQALASMRSVGPSSSTTLSYDYKSKKAVAATSPSWLSNGAKLPPLESFDTPGQYAHADSGQAQRWADLQMQAREARSQLWRGRSTVRTLRAGTKLTVTGAPLQRLGEAAGYTILRVVSVGVNNLPSKATEALAELFGPIPELLQEMARDLPSDFDLAIAQARKAGYANCFEAVASDVIWRPVLPGSDGRAHPKPTAHGAQTAIVVGADGGEALSGSDELYCDALGRVRIRYHWQDSGDATCWVRVAQRLAGGGIGSQFLPRIGQEVVVQFMENDIDRPIIVGAVYNGQGEGGVALTPGGEAVTSTDGAALFKPAIDHGISAQGNLAFDAY; encoded by the coding sequence GTGGGCGCGCGATGTAATCGCCGTTTCCACCAGCGCGTTTGTCGAGCTGCCTTCGCTGCTGGCCAGCCGGCCAGCCTGCAGGTCAGCCTGGCCGACGGCACGCGCGCCAGCTTCCCCCGCGAGATCAGCGAGTTCGCGCAGCTGGGCAGCGAAGGCGGCCTGGCGCGCTACCGCGTGCGTATCTCCCACTGGATCTGGCGCCTGGCGCACGCGCGCAACAGCCGCGTGTGGCAAGACATGAGCATGACGGACATCGTCGACGCGGTATTCGGCGATCACGGCGCGGCCGCGCGCTGGCGCTGGAGCGACGAAGTCATGCCGTTCATGGAGGCAGCGACACCACGCAGCTACTGCTGCCAGTACCGCGAGACCGACCTGGCCTTCGTCGAGCGCCTGCTGGCCGAGGAAGGCCTGGCCTGGCGCTTCGAGCAGGGAGAAGACGGTCCATCGATGGTACTATTCGCCGACAGCAGCAGTACGAGCGGCGTGCCGGACGATCCGTCCAGCGCGGGCATGGGCATACGCTTCCACGGCGCCCACTCGCGCGAGCAGAGCGACACCGTGCAGGCACTGGCCTCGATGCGCAGCGTGGGCCCGTCCAGCAGCACGACGCTGAGCTACGACTACAAGTCGAAGAAGGCCGTGGCGGCGACGTCGCCATCGTGGCTGTCGAACGGCGCCAAACTGCCGCCGCTCGAATCGTTCGACACCCCCGGCCAGTACGCGCACGCGGATAGCGGCCAGGCGCAACGCTGGGCCGACCTGCAGATGCAGGCGCGCGAGGCGCGCAGCCAGCTGTGGCGGGGCCGCTCGACAGTGCGCACGTTACGCGCCGGCACGAAATTGACCGTCACCGGCGCACCGCTGCAGCGCCTGGGCGAAGCGGCCGGCTACACGATCCTGCGCGTGGTCAGCGTGGGCGTGAACAACCTGCCGTCGAAGGCGACCGAAGCGCTGGCCGAACTGTTCGGCCCCATCCCCGAGCTGTTGCAGGAAATGGCGCGTGACCTGCCATCCGACTTCGACCTGGCCATCGCGCAGGCCCGCAAGGCCGGCTACGCCAACTGCTTCGAAGCGGTGGCCAGCGACGTGATCTGGCGCCCCGTACTGCCGGGCAGCGACGGCCGCGCGCATCCGAAGCCGACCGCGCACGGCGCGCAGACCGCGATCGTCGTCGGCGCCGATGGCGGCGAGGCGCTGTCCGGCTCCGACGAACTGTATTGCGACGCGCTGGGCCGCGTGCGCATCCGCTACCACTGGCAGGATAGCGGCGACGCCACCTGCTGGGTGCGCGTGGCGCAGCGATTGGCCGGCGGCGGGATCGGCAGCCAGTTCCTGCCGCGCATCGGCCAGGAAGTGGTCGTGCAGTTCATGGAAAACGACATCGACCGGCCGATCATCGTGGGCGCGGTGTACAACGGCCAGGGCGAGGGCGGCGTTGCGCTGACACCGGGCGGCGAAGCGGTTACCAGTACTGATGGCGCCGCGCTGTTCAAGCCGGCGATCGACCACGGTATTTCCGCGCAGGGCAACCTGGCGTTTGATGCATACTAG
- a CDS encoding DUF3304 domain-containing protein codes for MKYLTVLGGAMILSACAAAKQDQAEMYGASIGIVNHTDKYIYATQVGNNGGGHAGRYRAGVGSVCCVMLPVTWHAGLRFNVHWDVPEGTKHIWKEKLVDVERYDEPGSLYLHIFPNDEVRIVVTKWAGGSQKHPIQPPVKTPVQ; via the coding sequence ATGAAATATCTCACAGTCTTAGGTGGGGCCATGATTTTAAGTGCGTGTGCGGCCGCTAAGCAGGATCAAGCCGAGATGTATGGCGCAAGTATTGGAATTGTAAATCATACAGACAAGTACATCTATGCGACACAAGTTGGAAATAATGGCGGTGGACACGCCGGCCGTTACAGAGCAGGCGTTGGAAGTGTTTGTTGCGTGATGTTGCCAGTAACATGGCATGCCGGTTTGCGATTCAATGTGCACTGGGATGTGCCGGAGGGTACCAAGCATATCTGGAAGGAGAAGTTGGTTGATGTAGAGAGGTATGATGAGCCAGGTAGTCTCTATTTACACATCTTCCCCAATGATGAAGTCCGTATCGTCGTAACTAAATGGGCAGGTGGCTCGCAGAAACATCCTATTCAGCCGCCTGTAAAAACACCAGTTCAATGA
- a CDS encoding DUF3304 domain-containing protein, producing the protein MMAHCLSACAIAESAQLNTYNASIGIVNHTNRYIYATRVGSDAGGHAARYSAGIANMCCVTLPLQWHSGLSLMVQWDMPEGTRHIWKKKEVIVEKYGKPGSVYLHFFPNDEVRIVVTDWVGGSLKHPIQPPDEPSN; encoded by the coding sequence ATGATGGCACATTGTCTTAGCGCTTGTGCAATCGCAGAGTCGGCGCAGTTGAATACTTACAATGCGAGCATTGGTATTGTAAATCACACGAATAGATACATTTATGCTACGCGCGTTGGATCAGACGCAGGTGGGCACGCTGCACGCTATAGCGCGGGGATTGCAAATATGTGCTGTGTAACATTACCCTTGCAATGGCACTCGGGACTGAGCTTAATGGTGCAATGGGACATGCCTGAAGGTACTAGGCATATTTGGAAGAAAAAAGAAGTAATAGTGGAAAAATATGGAAAACCCGGTAGTGTATATTTACATTTTTTTCCCAATGACGAGGTCCGCATTGTCGTAACTGATTGGGTCGGAGGCTCATTGAAGCATCCGATTCAGCCTCCAGATGAGCCATCGAACTAA
- a CDS encoding phage late control D family protein → MKRIWIRYCTRSCLAKTATPRSYCCQYRETDLAFVERLLAEAGLAWRFEQGEDGPSMVLFADSSSTSGVPDDPSSAGMGIRFHGAHSREQSDTVQAPASMRSVGPSSSTTLSYDYKSKKAVAATSPSWLSNGTKLPPLESFDTPGQYAHADGGQAQRWADLQMQAREARSQLWRGRSTVGTLRAGTRLTVTGAPLQRLGEAAGYTILRVVSVGVNNLLPCPIFRDFWET, encoded by the coding sequence ATCAAGAGGATATGGATACGATACTGCACTCGGAGCTGTTTAGCTAAAACGGCGACACCGCGCAGCTACTGCTGCCAGTACCGCGAGACCGACCTGGCCTTCGTCGAGCGCCTGCTGGCCGAGGCAGGCCTGGCCTGGCGCTTCGAGCAGGGCGAGGATGGCCCGTCGATGGTGCTGTTCGCCGACAGCAGCAGCACGAGCGGCGTGCCGGACGATCCGTCCAGCGCGGGCATGGGCATACGCTTCCACGGCGCCCACTCGCGCGAGCAGAGCGACACCGTGCAGGCACCGGCCTCGATGCGCAGCGTGGGCCCGTCCAGCAGCACGACGCTGAGCTACGACTACAAGTCGAAGAAGGCGGTGGCGGCCACGTCGCCATCGTGGCTGTCGAACGGCACCAAGCTGCCGCCGCTCGAATCCTTCGACACCCCGGGCCAGTATGCGCACGCCGATGGCGGCCAGGCGCAACGCTGGGCCGACCTGCAGATGCAGGCGCGCGAGGCACGCAGCCAGCTATGGCGCGGCCGATCGACAGTGGGCACGCTGCGCGCCGGCACGCGCCTGACCGTCACCGGCGCACCACTGCAGCGCCTGGGCGAAGCGGCCGGCTACACGATCCTGCGCGTGGTCAGCGTGGGCGTGAACAACCTGCTACCTTGCCCGATTTTCAGAGACTTTTGGGAAACGTAA
- a CDS encoding XAC2610-related protein, translating into MTILKILIVTVFGLALGQAKSADSTVFSPTRSVSVSIAIEGPRVDYEIRRAGSVVSHEYVTQTENPLKLVLADYNFDGYKDFSVFHIDDGMGTYTVHYIFVYSPKANTFVELIPKCGHMFANLVRNKKGHTLSHMYYVDNVPTTCTRKY; encoded by the coding sequence ATGACTATCCTTAAAATTCTTATCGTCACTGTCTTCGGATTAGCGCTTGGTCAGGCGAAAAGCGCTGATTCAACTGTTTTCTCACCCACGAGGAGCGTTTCAGTCAGTATTGCTATCGAAGGACCGAGGGTAGACTACGAAATAAGGAGGGCGGGTAGTGTTGTCTCCCATGAGTATGTTACGCAGACTGAAAATCCGCTAAAGCTGGTGTTGGCTGATTATAATTTTGATGGCTATAAGGACTTTTCCGTATTTCACATAGATGACGGCATGGGAACTTATACTGTTCACTATATCTTCGTATATTCTCCGAAAGCCAATACGTTCGTTGAGTTAATCCCTAAATGTGGCCATATGTTTGCCAACTTAGTGCGTAATAAGAAGGGGCATACCCTTTCGCATATGTATTACGTCGATAATGTTCCGACGACTTGCACGAGAAAATATTAG
- a CDS encoding contractile injection system protein, VgrG/Pvc8 family, whose translation MAVERRLVTAAQVVRHTGQYAHAEGDQAQCWADLQMQAREARSQLWRGRSTVRTLRAGTKLTVTGAPLQRLGEAAGYTILRVASVA comes from the coding sequence GTGGCTGTCGAACGGCGCCTAGTTACCGCCGCTCAAGTCGTTCGACACACGGGCCAGTACGCGCACGCCGAAGGTGACCAGGCGCAATGCTGGGCCGACCTGCAGATGCAGGCGCGCGAGGCGCGCAGCCAGCTGTGGCGCGGCCGCTCGACAGTGCGCACGCTGCGCGCCGGCACGAAATTGACCGTCACCGGCGCACCGCTGCAGCGCCTGGGCGAAGCGGCCGGCTACACGATCCTGCGCGTGGCCAGCGTGGCGTGA
- a CDS encoding T6SS phospholipase effector Tle1-like catalytic domain-containing protein produces MTTEGPRSIAAANRDVNDESPGPFQDCRDVVHIAVFFDGTGNNRTADDATSSWSNVGRIFDAAISDPSKAIYRIYVSGVGTKFNGDSPGWLASAGAMIEDKLGGLGFGAGGDRRMEFGDAQVNDRLRDALILNAEKQGGELAKYAKDASEKSFDEVNRTLGRHRLIKIINISVFGFSRGAALARAFANRIVKSCTLDGNDLIYAGYPIRMNFLGIFDTVASFGVPSQNARTPFTERELIVSPLIQRCVHYVAAHEVRFAFPVDLIRKDGKLAGDWLEKVYPGVHSDVGGGYGPQDQGIDNNYSRIPMRDMMGEAILGGVRVRAYGEIARVNEPLFAERFECREETEASYRNYMTAFGSPAGDIEGHIKQHMRLLYTAYGTMHRLGMETAGQRRLKEDKYKYIGPKGMAWEVTKYRAAANAGKTVRIGGAAVNSYAQFVKPQDWQLECWDTKAPDGVLNFVARYVHDSKVDFIANLGDPFSYFKARGVQESTISVWAEAGSWIRSTAASIADSIGGAVGRGKSAVSDAIDKSTDTARQSAEAIAQAAREKAAAARQRALEAAEAARQEVERAEQFGAEVIDEAAQTARAAANAALQRADQAALYAETLAREADEAAESLIDGAKQGANAAARKTGKVLDETLDSGERLIDSGISWIKNVVPSSTDNEKARRP; encoded by the coding sequence ATGACTACTGAAGGACCCCGTTCGATCGCTGCCGCAAACCGCGATGTAAACGACGAATCGCCTGGCCCATTTCAAGACTGCAGAGATGTAGTTCATATCGCCGTGTTCTTTGATGGAACTGGTAACAACCGGACGGCAGATGACGCTACTTCGAGTTGGAGTAATGTAGGCAGGATCTTTGACGCGGCCATTTCAGACCCCTCCAAGGCGATCTACCGTATTTATGTGTCCGGTGTGGGCACGAAGTTCAATGGCGATTCCCCCGGCTGGCTCGCGTCAGCAGGTGCAATGATCGAGGATAAGCTTGGCGGGCTTGGCTTTGGTGCTGGCGGCGACAGGCGAATGGAGTTCGGCGATGCGCAAGTCAATGACCGCCTTCGCGATGCACTCATTCTGAATGCTGAAAAGCAGGGAGGGGAGCTAGCTAAATATGCGAAGGACGCTAGTGAAAAAAGCTTTGACGAGGTAAATCGCACTCTGGGGCGCCATCGCTTGATAAAAATCATCAACATTTCTGTTTTTGGTTTTTCTCGTGGTGCCGCGCTGGCCAGGGCATTCGCAAACCGTATTGTCAAGAGCTGCACCCTCGATGGGAATGATCTGATCTATGCCGGGTATCCGATTCGAATGAATTTCCTGGGTATTTTTGACACGGTAGCTTCGTTCGGTGTTCCATCGCAGAACGCCCGCACACCGTTCACCGAACGTGAGCTCATTGTCTCGCCCCTTATCCAGCGTTGCGTACACTACGTTGCCGCACATGAGGTTCGATTTGCTTTCCCGGTGGATCTGATCCGAAAGGATGGGAAATTGGCTGGGGACTGGCTTGAAAAGGTCTATCCCGGCGTGCACTCGGACGTTGGCGGCGGCTATGGGCCTCAAGATCAGGGTATCGATAACAATTATTCCCGCATTCCAATGCGAGACATGATGGGTGAAGCCATCCTCGGCGGAGTACGCGTACGTGCTTACGGAGAGATCGCGCGGGTCAACGAGCCCTTGTTTGCCGAACGATTCGAATGCCGGGAAGAAACGGAAGCGAGCTACAGGAATTACATGACCGCCTTTGGTTCCCCCGCCGGCGACATCGAAGGCCACATCAAGCAACACATGAGACTTCTCTACACTGCCTACGGCACCATGCATCGGCTGGGAATGGAAACCGCGGGACAACGGCGGCTCAAAGAAGACAAATACAAATATATTGGGCCGAAAGGGATGGCCTGGGAGGTCACCAAATATCGCGCAGCTGCAAACGCAGGAAAAACAGTGCGTATCGGTGGAGCGGCTGTGAACAGTTATGCCCAGTTCGTCAAGCCCCAGGACTGGCAGCTTGAATGCTGGGATACAAAAGCACCTGACGGCGTTCTAAACTTTGTGGCCAGATATGTTCATGATTCAAAAGTCGATTTCATTGCAAACCTAGGCGATCCGTTTAGTTATTTCAAGGCTCGAGGTGTTCAAGAATCGACCATTAGCGTCTGGGCGGAAGCGGGCAGTTGGATCCGAAGCACCGCCGCAAGTATTGCTGACAGTATCGGCGGTGCAGTGGGCCGTGGTAAATCGGCGGTATCAGACGCGATCGACAAGTCGACCGATACAGCAAGGCAGAGTGCAGAAGCGATCGCGCAAGCCGCGCGCGAGAAAGCCGCGGCAGCGCGGCAGCGTGCACTTGAGGCCGCAGAGGCCGCACGGCAGGAAGTGGAGCGCGCTGAGCAATTCGGAGCTGAAGTGATCGATGAAGCGGCTCAAACCGCACGTGCTGCGGCGAATGCCGCACTGCAGCGTGCGGACCAGGCTGCGCTTTATGCCGAAACACTCGCCCGCGAAGCGGACGAAGCTGCTGAATCCCTGATTGATGGTGCAAAGCAAGGTGCGAACGCGGCTGCTAGAAAGACAGGCAAGGTACTGGACGAAACGCTGGATAGCGGCGAAAGACTCATCGATTCTGGAATTTCCTGGATCAAGAACGTTGTACCTAGCTCGACTGACAACGAGAAAGCGCGACGCCCATAA
- a CDS encoding DUF4123 domain-containing protein, giving the protein MQKQYPVEYFQSIAVSNPELHWFAIADSAQDITLPEALKRPSRSLFDAEPGSPLAKKSPHLVELSSPVEGGPCWRWISRYDGVTPSITILASKLSFSPLFSRLKECAEVILPDGETMFFAFWDPAVLGTLVGQEDDFTLHVPGPVLTLGQQANLSEIITTWWYWDRAGIFHTIALPRQLPEAARAPFHLDQAQVDSLVEASLPDHLLYFVRLNQPHLLDAIPELQQYRIVCAALQSARSIGLEQMRDLVNYVCLMLFYKDEMLQDQVILVLLDRVRNKEISFDEAMQLFP; this is encoded by the coding sequence ATGCAGAAGCAGTACCCGGTTGAGTACTTCCAAAGTATTGCAGTCTCGAATCCTGAACTTCACTGGTTTGCAATAGCGGACAGTGCGCAGGACATAACTTTGCCCGAGGCGCTTAAACGGCCAAGTCGTTCTCTTTTTGATGCGGAACCGGGAAGTCCGCTGGCTAAGAAGTCGCCCCACCTGGTCGAGCTGAGTTCGCCAGTTGAGGGTGGACCGTGCTGGCGCTGGATCTCGCGGTATGACGGTGTTACACCGAGCATTACGATCCTTGCCAGTAAACTTTCGTTCAGTCCGTTATTTTCAAGACTGAAGGAGTGTGCCGAGGTGATATTGCCAGATGGCGAAACAATGTTCTTTGCATTTTGGGATCCGGCCGTACTAGGGACCCTCGTTGGGCAGGAGGATGACTTTACTCTGCATGTGCCTGGACCGGTACTGACCTTGGGTCAACAAGCGAACCTCTCCGAAATAATTACGACGTGGTGGTATTGGGATCGAGCAGGAATCTTCCATACCATAGCGCTTCCTCGGCAGTTACCGGAAGCGGCGCGTGCGCCGTTTCATCTTGATCAAGCGCAAGTGGATTCGCTGGTCGAGGCCAGCTTGCCCGATCATCTTCTGTATTTCGTTAGGCTCAATCAGCCGCACTTACTGGACGCTATTCCGGAGTTACAACAATATCGGATTGTTTGTGCCGCACTACAGTCGGCACGTTCGATTGGCCTGGAGCAGATGCGTGATCTGGTGAATTATGTTTGCTTGATGCTTTTCTACAAAGATGAGATGTTGCAAGACCAAGTCATCCTGGTTCTGCTCGACAGGGTGCGTAATAAAGAAATTAGCTTCGACGAAGCAATGCAGCTGTTTCCTTGA
- a CDS encoding type VI secretion system Vgr family protein — protein sequence MAGELIDEVRAALAQFSSVTRLYALDVGDGNLELGAGGLLVEAFVADDLVQGVGARDVIAVSTSAFVELPSLLGQPASLQVSLADGTRTTFAGEVSEFAQLGSEGGLARYRVRISHWIWRLAHARNSRVWQDMSVTDIVDAVFGDHGAAARWRWSDEVMPFMEAATPRSYCCQYRETDLAFVERLLAEEGLAWRFEQGEDGPSMVLFADSSSTSGVPDDPSSAGMGIRFHGAHSREQSDTVQALASMRSVGPSSSTTLSYDYKSKKAVAATSPSWLSNGAKLPPLESFDTPGQYAHADSGQAQRWADLQMQAREARSQLWRGRSTVRTLRAGTKLTVTGAPLQRLGEAAGYTILRVVSVGVNNLPSKATEALAELFGPIPELLQEMARDLPSDFDLAIAQARKAGYANCFEAVASDVIWRPVLPGSDGRAHPKPTAHGAQTAIVVGADGGEALSGSDELYCDALGRVRIRYHWQDSGDATCWVRVAQRLAGGGIGSQFLPRIGQEVVVQFMENDIDRPIIVGAVYNGQGEGGVAPTPGGEAATSTDGAALFKPANDHGISAQGNLAGGNAPVWHGASGDDAGHRNATAQWGVRTKEFGGAGYNQLVFDDTDSQGRVQLRTTSAATELNLGHLIHTADNYRGSLRGHGAELRTDAYGAVRGGAGLLVSSYKLAHGAAARDPVGDNAAGIALMKQAVKLGETFSKAAVTHETVGLASHLGAAKASSSVVDEKAAPLAALLTAVSGMVATDGLDAAQGDAASRNISPGDGKVPHATDAVIAISAKAGLAVVAGQAMQLSNGETVNLMSGQDSQFVTGGQMRVQTGQAIGMLAGAVKPGAEGAGLKVIAAKDAIDVQAQADVLKVQARDEVNIASANAHIDWAAAKKISLSTADGANITIDGGNITVQCPGKIMVHAAKKSFIAPEDRPYKLPILPQSVCVECLAKRAAQRTAFINKGA from the coding sequence ATGGCGGGCGAACTGATCGATGAAGTGCGGGCCGCACTGGCCCAGTTTTCCAGCGTCACGCGGCTGTATGCGCTCGACGTGGGCGACGGTAACCTGGAGCTGGGCGCCGGCGGCCTGCTGGTCGAGGCCTTCGTGGCCGACGACCTGGTGCAGGGCGTGGGGGCGCGCGATGTGATCGCCGTCTCCACCAGCGCGTTCGTCGAGCTGCCTTCGCTGCTGGGCCAGCCGGCCAGCCTGCAGGTCAGCCTGGCGGACGGCACGCGCACCACCTTCGCGGGCGAGGTCAGCGAATTCGCCCAGCTGGGCAGCGAAGGCGGCCTGGCGCGCTACCGCGTGCGTATCTCCCACTGGATCTGGCGCCTGGCGCACGCGCGCAACAGCCGCGTGTGGCAAGACATGAGCGTGACGGACATCGTCGACGCGGTATTCGGCGATCACGGCGCGGCCGCGCGCTGGCGCTGGAGCGACGAAGTCATGCCGTTCATGGAGGCAGCGACACCACGCAGCTACTGCTGCCAGTACCGCGAGACCGACCTGGCCTTCGTCGAGCGCCTGCTGGCCGAGGAAGGCCTGGCCTGGCGCTTCGAGCAGGGAGAAGACGGTCCATCGATGGTACTATTCGCCGACAGCAGCAGTACGAGCGGCGTGCCGGACGATCCGTCCAGCGCGGGCATGGGCATACGCTTCCACGGCGCCCACTCGCGCGAGCAGAGCGACACCGTGCAGGCACTGGCCTCGATGCGCAGCGTGGGCCCGTCCAGCAGCACGACGCTGAGCTACGACTACAAGTCGAAGAAGGCCGTGGCGGCGACGTCGCCATCGTGGCTGTCGAACGGCGCCAAACTGCCGCCGCTCGAATCGTTCGACACCCCCGGCCAGTACGCGCACGCGGATAGCGGCCAGGCGCAACGCTGGGCCGACCTGCAGATGCAGGCGCGCGAGGCGCGCAGCCAGCTGTGGCGGGGCCGCTCGACAGTGCGCACGTTACGCGCCGGCACGAAATTGACCGTCACCGGCGCACCGCTGCAGCGCCTGGGCGAAGCGGCCGGCTACACGATCCTGCGCGTGGTCAGCGTGGGCGTGAACAACCTGCCGTCGAAGGCGACCGAAGCGCTGGCCGAACTGTTCGGCCCCATCCCCGAGCTGTTGCAGGAAATGGCGCGTGACCTGCCATCCGACTTCGACCTGGCCATCGCGCAGGCCCGCAAGGCCGGCTACGCCAACTGCTTCGAAGCGGTGGCCAGCGACGTGATCTGGCGCCCCGTACTGCCGGGCAGCGACGGCCGCGCGCATCCGAAGCCGACCGCGCACGGCGCGCAGACCGCGATCGTCGTCGGCGCCGATGGCGGCGAGGCGCTGTCCGGCTCCGACGAACTGTATTGCGACGCGCTGGGCCGCGTGCGCATCCGCTACCACTGGCAGGACAGCGGCGACGCCACCTGCTGGGTGCGCGTGGCGCAGCGATTGGCCGGCGGCGGGATCGGCAGCCAGTTCCTGCCGCGCATCGGCCAGGAAGTGGTCGTGCAGTTCATGGAAAACGACATCGACCGGCCGATCATCGTGGGCGCGGTCTACAACGGCCAAGGTGAAGGTGGCGTTGCGCCGACGCCCGGTGGCGAAGCTGCTACCAGTACCGATGGCGCCGCGCTGTTCAAGCCGGCAAATGATCACGGTATTTCCGCGCAGGGCAACCTGGCGGGCGGCAATGCTCCGGTATGGCATGGCGCCTCGGGCGATGACGCGGGTCACCGCAACGCCACGGCACAGTGGGGCGTGCGTACCAAGGAATTCGGCGGCGCGGGCTACAACCAACTGGTGTTCGATGACACGGATTCCCAGGGGCGGGTGCAGTTGCGCACCACCTCCGCCGCCACCGAACTTAACTTGGGCCACCTGATCCACACCGCCGACAACTATCGTGGCTCGCTGCGCGGCCATGGTGCCGAGCTGCGCACCGATGCGTATGGCGCCGTGCGCGGTGGCGCTGGCTTGCTGGTGTCGAGCTACAAGCTTGCTCATGGCGCGGCGGCCCGTGATCCCGTAGGCGACAACGCAGCGGGTATCGCGCTGATGAAGCAGGCGGTCAAGCTGGGCGAGACGTTCAGTAAGGCGGCTGTAACGCATGAGACGGTGGGGCTGGCTTCTCATCTTGGGGCTGCGAAGGCTTCGTCCAGTGTGGTCGATGAGAAGGCTGCACCGCTGGCTGCTCTACTTACTGCGGTGTCAGGAATGGTTGCTACTGATGGTCTTGATGCCGCGCAGGGGGATGCCGCTTCCAGGAATATCAGTCCTGGCGATGGCAAGGTGCCGCATGCCACGGATGCTGTCATTGCCATTTCTGCCAAGGCTGGGTTGGCTGTCGTTGCCGGGCAGGCCATGCAATTGTCGAATGGCGAGACCGTCAACCTGATGAGTGGGCAGGATTCGCAGTTCGTGACGGGTGGGCAGATGCGCGTGCAGACCGGGCAGGCCATCGGCATGTTGGCTGGCGCTGTCAAGCCGGGTGCGGAAGGTGCCGGGCTGAAGGTGATTGCTGCCAAGGATGCGATTGATGTGCAGGCGCAGGCGGATGTTTTAAAGGTGCAGGCGCGGGATGAGGTGAATATTGCCAGTGCCAATGCTCATATTGACTGGGCGGCGGCCAAGAAGATCAGTTTGTCGACAGCGGATGGTGCCAATATCACCATTGACGGTGGGAACATTACCGTGCAGTGCCCCGGAAAGATCATGGTGCATGCGGCGAAGAAGAGTTTTATAGCGCCCGAAGATCGACCGTACAAGTTGCCGATCCTGCCTCAGTCCGTTTGTGTGGAGTGTCTGGCCAAGCGAGCCGCTCAGCGCACAGCGTTTATCAATAAAGGTGCGTGA